In Candidatus Vicinibacter proximus, the genomic stretch CACCTTCTGGCCGAATTGGCTCTTCTCTCAGACAATTTTAAGTTATAGGTGTCATCTCCTCTGGAATCTGTATGGGATCCGAGTTCGATCACCATGTTCGGATATTTGGTCATCAAGTCCAGGATGGCACTTAAATCCTTTTCTGCGTCTTTTAATATTTTATCGTCATCGAAATCGTAGTAAATATTGCTTAATCGAATTGGCTCATTGATGGTAATGATTTCGATATCGGACTCTGGTGGCATCATCTTAAAGAAAAATTCTTTGTTGATTACCTGGTCCTCTGTAATCCCAACGGTATTCAGTTGTATTTCCTGAGGAAAGTATCCATCTTTTGATATCACCAGTTTATAAGACCTGTCTTTATCGAGGAGATAGTTCACCTGGTTGCCTTCAGAATTTGACTTAGTCTGGATGTTTCCTTCTTTGCCCATACTCATTTCCACCAACTGGCAAGTAATGCCTTTTAGTGGTTTCTTTGCTTCTGTCTTTGCGATAGCATTTAATTCGATAACCAATTTCCGCTTGTTCACTAAATAAATATCGTCGCAACAAGTTTTGCCTTTTAAAGATTTAGATTCAGGATCTGGCCGATTGGATACCAGAAATCCTCTTTCTCCATCTGTGCTCACCCTATAGTAGAGATCATCTGTTGAAGTATTGACAGGGGTACCCATGTTCTTTGGCTCTGACCATTCTGATCCGTTCCAATTGGATACAAATACATCAAAACCCCCGATATTCGGCCATCCTTCTGAACTGAAGTAAAGTTTACCATCCATATAGAATGGGGTCAGATCATCAGATACCGTATTCAAACTACCGAGATTTACTGGTTCGCTGTATTGTCCTTCACCGGTCTTATTTGCATAGTATAAATCAAATCCACCTTTTCCCCCGGGGATGTTGGCGGAGAAAAAAAGTACTTTATTCCCAAACAATTCACCTTCATAAGGATGTCTTGCCATGTAATCTCCATTTACGCCAGTTACTTCAAGGGCAGGGCTCCAGCCGGATGCTGTTTTGGAAGATGCATAAATTTTGCTTTCATCCATATGTCCACCTTCTGAAAGCGTTCGAGTAAAAAACATGACGGTACCATCTTTGCTAAAACTCACATTCGAACAGTGGTACCCTTCCCTATTAATCAATTCTTCCAATTCGGTTCCTTTGGCATAGCCCTTTCCTTCTGAATATGCGGATTGAAAAAGTTTACTAAAATGAACTCCTCCTTCCTCTTTTGTTTCTTTGGAATTCAGCGATCCGTAATATAAATTGCCATCCGCATCTAACGCCGGACTGCTTTGGGATTCAGGATTATTTACCTGATTTCCTGCATTTTTAACAACCAGGCTTACATTTTCTTTCATATTCTCCAGCAATGCAATGCCTGCAAGTTCATTTTGCGCTATGGTAAGCAATGTGCTGTCTTGTCCGGTGGCTATGTAACTGCTGAATTCTGCAGCTGCCTCGGTGTATTGAGCATTCATTTTCAATGTTCTTCCATAGGCTACACGCTCTTCAAAATATTTATTGCTCTTGTCTCTACTAAGTACCCTGCCGAACCAGGTAGCTGATTTGTTGTAGTCCCGAAGTAAAAAATGAGTTTTTGCAATTTTTATGGCAAGGTCCTTTTCTTTAATTTCTTTATACGCTTTCTCGTATTGTTCGAGTGCATTATAGTATTGGCCTTTTTCGATTTGCTCATCACCTGATTTTATCAAGGCAGCAGGCGTATTACCACTTACCGGCTGACCTATTAATCCAAATGAAGAAACAGAAAACAATAAAAAGGAAATGAATATTTTATTCATAATCGGAAAAATTCAATAGATGATTTAAAATCTAGGACAAAATACTTTTGGTTTCGGATTTGGTTTTTTCGTCACTGTACCGATGTACATAAGGCCAAACTCTATCGCGCCAAAGCCACTTGGACTTTGAGAAGAACTCAACGACGAAAGCGTCTGATCATATCCTATCTGGAATCTTATTTTTTTAATATCCATACCAAGCATTACCTGTGCGGCATCGCCAATTCTATAGCCAAGTCCGCCATTTAATCTAATGCCCTTCTCGACATTAAATAAATAACTGACCATACATTGCGGGACCACTGTAGTAAAGGTTTTTAGGTTTCTGATCCACAACATGGGACGCACATCTACTTTTTCATTCAAATGGTAATCCATTCCTGCCTGTGCTGTAAACAAAGTACCTAATTTATTTCCGGTACCCCCTGAACTCAGACTTACTCTTGGATTGTTCACGCGACCTGCATTGAACCCAAACTTAAGACCGTGCTTTTTACTACTGAGGTAGGTATTGTAGGCCAAGCCAATAGAAATATCCGTGAAATTTGCTTTATCCTGCAATTTACCCAAATCAGCGCTCCCTCCACCAGGGTTGTTGATTCCGCTTTCAAAAACTGCTTTGTCTTTATTTTTAATGTTCATGTTTACCCCACCATATTGTGCACCAAGCGAAAGATCACTTCCTCGGCTTAATGCCAGGTGATAGGATGCCTGAGCAATGAATCCTCCGGTTCCCAAGCCAATTGCCCCGGATCTATCCTGGAGAAAATTCATCCCAAAACCCACCCAGTCTTTTTTTCTGAATCCCCATGGGAATGTGGCGTCAATATAGAAATTGAGTGTTCTGAATTCAGATCCAAGCCCGGTAATGGAAGCCGCCTGGTCTCTAAAAATGCCTCCAATTCGGTAAGATCCGTTAAAACCTCCCACATTAGCCGGATTGACATGAAGAGGGGAAAATTCAAACTGGGTAAAATGTATGTCCTGGGCAAAAATGTTGCCTGCTCCTGACCACAGCAGCAAACCAAATGCAAAGAGTAATTTTAACTTCATGCTGATATTTATAATAAAGCCGAAATATACAGATTATTCTCATCTGAATTCAAATCATAGGCCAAAATGAACGGTTTTTTAACACATTATTGGTTGGAGGAGTAAATATCAGATTGAATTCGGAAGCAATAATAATTTAATACATATGATCCTGAAAAATTGAATACATTTGAACACAAGTTTCAATTTATTAATTTAAATATTTTAATTATGAGTCAATTCGAAGAAAAAGTTTCAGAAATGTTGTCAGAAGCCACTAAGCTAGGCTGGACTGTCAATGAAGACTTACTTACAAAAATTGCCAAGGGTTTAGGCCCATCTATTTACAACACCGATTCCTCACTGGTTTCTTCCAGCGATCAGGCAGAACTGGATCGTGTAAAACAAAATTTCCTAATTGGCAAACTGGGCTGTGCTGAAGATGAATCTCTAGATCAGGCGATTGATGAGGTTGTTAACGCATTTGGTTCCAGCAACAGAAACAAACACCGCATTCTGTTTTATTACCAATTGGTGGTGAAACTGGGAAAAGAGTCCGTTTACAATTAAAAATCTCATTGTGCTAAATTTTAAAAAGCTTGTTCTACACACGTAGGACAAGCTTTTTTTTTACCAGCTGGCTTTGAAAATTAATTTCAGAAACTTTTGTCACAAACAAGAGAACTTGTTCATCCTGATAAAAGATATAGACATTCAGATTACAATGCAAAATTGGTTACGTTGTAATCGAGATTAAAATTTTTATCGTAACAGCAACCTTTCGAATAAATATTATCTCGCAAACGCCGTGGCCCGTTTTTCTCGAATTACGGTGACCTTCACCTGGCCGGGATATTGCATTTCGTCCTGAATTTTTTGTGAGATCATAAATGCCAAATCATCAGCATATTGGTCCGTTACTTTTTCACTCTCCACGATAACCCTCAATTCACGACCTGCTTGCAATGCGTAAGCCTTGGAAACACCTTCGTATGCCATAGCCAACTCTTCCAATTCGTTGATGCGCTTCAGATAACTTTCCAAAATCTCTCTCCGTGCTCCCGGTCTTGCACCGGAAATGGCATCACAAGCCTGTACAATCGGAGAAATAATGTTGTTCATTTCAATCTCATCATGATGGGCTCCGACTGCGTTGATGATCACTTCGTGTTCGTTGTATTTCTCACACAGTTTCATACCAAACAAAGCATGGGACAATTCTGATTCCTCTTCTGCTACTTTCCCGATATCGTGCAACAAACCAGCTCTTTTGGCCATTTTGATCTGCTTTGGATTTAAGCCCAATTCAGCAGCCATCACCGCACAGAGGTTAGCAGTTTCAGAAGAGTGTTCCAATAGATTTTGTCCATAAGAAGACCGGAATCTCATTCGACCAACCATTTTAACCAAATAAGGATCCAATCCATGGATGTCCAGGTCAATGATGGTACGTTCTCCGATTTCGACAATCTGTTCGTCCAATTGCTTTTTAACTTTTGCTACTACTTCTTCAATTCTTGCAGGGTGAATTCTTCCATCTGCCACCAATCGTTTTAACGACAAGCGTGCGATCTCCCTTCTGATTGGGTCAAAACTCGAAATGACGATTGCTTCCGGGGTATCATCCACCACAATTTCTGCACCGGTGGCCGCTTCCAGGGCTCTGATGTTACGTCCTTCCCTACCGATGATTTGCCCTTTAATGTCATCGCTGTCCAGATTGAATACAGAAACACTGTTTTCAATAGTGTATTCCGCACACATTCGTTGGATGGTCTGAATCACAATTTTCTTGGCTTCCTTATTGGCGTTTGCTTTTGCATTTTCGATTACTTCCCTTTCAATTACCAATGCATCGTTACTGGCTTTAGCCCGAACAGCTGTGAGGAGAATTTCTTTCGCTTCACTCTCTGATAATTTTGCAATTTGCTGCAGTTCGTGGATGCGTTTTTCATTGGCTTCTTCCAATTCTTCCTTTTTCTTGGCAACGATCTTCAACTGTTTATCTAAATTTTCGCGAACAGTTTTGATCTCTGCTTCTCTATTTTCAACATCCAATTTCAGCGTTTTAACTTCTTTTTCAATCACGCCCAATTTGAGTTCACGTTCTTTAAGTTCAATCATCTGACTGGACTTAAAGCTTTCAAATTCTGATTTTAGTCTGTTGAAATTGTCTTTGGTTTCACCAATTTTCTGTTGCTTGATGCTTTCGTTTTTGGCTTCCGCCTTGGAAATAATCTTCTCTGATCTGTTTTCTGCTTCGTCGAGAATTCGCTTAGCAGCTATTTTGGCTTTCTCTAGTTCAAGATCTGAAATCTGATTGATTTCATCTACTTTCTTTTGATTGGATCTGACAAGGAGGCTTCTGACAATAAAAAAACCAGCGCCGCCCCCGCCAGCGATACCTAACAATAATCCCAATATACTATCCATTTCCCTAAAAATTTAAGAAGCCTGAATATCAATTAGTTATGTTAGAACTGGAAGCTGGGGAGTATACTTTAAGCTCAAACCAGGGGATTATTCCCCTCAAGATGCGCTAATGAACTAAAGTATAAACTCATAAAATATAATGACAAAAACAAAAACGGATTAAATCATTTTACAACGCCCCAAATTCCTTCCAGGTTTTCTCACAATAACTTATGATACAGACCTATATATATTATAAAAAAAAAGCTTTACAAGCCCATTCCAGGCCATAAAACCCCTGATGCAAATTTAGGTAAAATTTCTGTTATTTAAAAATAAACTTTGTATTTAGCGACGGATGAGTGCGCCAAGCTCCTTTTCGTAAGCTTTTATGATTTTGTCCATTTGTAGGTCCAACTCCTGGCTGGAAAGGGATCTGTCTTGTGATTCAAACAAGAGACTTAGAGCATAAGACTTTTTACCCAAGCCCAATTGGTCTTCACTGCGATAAATATCAAATAAACTCAATTCTCTGAGATTTTTGCCGGCTTTGGAAAATGCGATTTCCTGAAGACTTGAAAATGGAACGGATTCCTCTAATACTACAGCTAAATCTCTTCGTGAAGAAGGAAATTTGCTGATCTCCTGATACCGTATTTTCTGACTGTGCATCGATTTTTGGAAGAACGCCAAGTCAATCTCCGCGTAGAATACCGGTTTTTTTATTTCATACAAAGAAGTCAAAGCCCGGGAAACGAGTCCCGCACTTGCCAATTGCTTTTTCTGCCTGCTCCACACATATTGGTATTCATAATAAAGCTCAGCGGGACATTCATTCTGTTCCAGATCAAGCATCCCATTGGAGACCAGAATACCATCTATCAATGATTTTACATTAAAAAAACCTACCTGATCAGGCTTAGGCTTTGACCAATGGGCTTCTGCCTCTGCCCCGGTCAGCCAAATGCCTAATTTCTGTACTTCCTTAAATTTTTCACCCTGTCTCAAATAATCTTTAGCAAATTCAAACAAGGCTAGATCGGACTGCTGTCTATTCTGATTAAACTGGATGCTTTCCAAACCATTCAGCACTGTGGCCGGCTTCATGATGTCGAGAGAAACATTGGAAGTGTTGTTTATATAAACCAATTCTTCTTCTTTCCACAAACCGGATTTGAGACAAATCTGTGAATTCCCCAAAGAAATATTCATAATTTCGGTAAGTCCACGCGCACTCAACCAATCCCCCAATTGTTTTTTAAGAGCAAACAGAGAAGATACCTGTTGCGGAAATGAAATCCTGATGTTTTCCGGAACAGGAATGTTATCAAAACCATAAACCCTTGTAATTTCTTCTATAACATCTGCTCTTCTTGTCACATCAGGTTTATTGGTCGGGACAGAAATCTGATAATTACCATCACGCAGATCCATCAGCTCCATGTCCAATGCAAAAAGAACTCTTTTTAAGTTATCGTCGTTTAAATCCAGCCCACTGAGAGACTTAACTTGTTCAAGACTTAAAGAAACTTGAACAGGAAGAACGGGTTCAGGATAATGGTCCAACCATTCTGAAGTCACTTCGGCCCCACAATATTCCTGCATCATGGTCACCGCCCGGTGAAGTGCCTGAAGGGTTATATTTGGATCGGATCCTTTTTCAAAGCAGCGTGCCGCCTGAGATCTGATCAAATGGGCTGTGCTTGTCTTTCTGATGGAAGATGCATTGAAATGTGCAGATTCCAGAAAGAGTGACGTGGTTGACTCACTGATGCCACTTTCTGCACCACCCAATACCCCGGCAATGCAAAGAGGTTTTGAATCAACATCACAAATCATAAGATCTTCAGACCTTAGCTTTCTGTCCACTCCATCCAAAGTTTGAAAAGGCGTACCTGACGGAAGAGTCTTAACTTTAATTCCTTTGCCAATTTTATGCAAATCAAATGCATGGAGCGGCTGTCCCATATCAAACATGACAAAATTAGTAATGTCCACTACATTGTTGATGGGCTTAAGATCCATGGCGAGAATCCGTTTCTGCAACCATTCCGGTGAAGGACCAATTTTTAGATTCTGCAAACATACCCCTGAATACCGGGGACACAAATCAGGTCTTTCAATTTGCACATCCAAATGAATAATATGAGTCTCGTGTAATTTGTTTGAATCTTTTGAATCCTCGACCGATTTCAGTTGTGCCGCAGGATTTTCATGTACTCTTATCCATGCCAGGAGATCTCTGGCCACGCCAAGGTGATTGGTCGCGTCTGCCCTGTTGGGTGTCAGGCCAATTTCAAAAATAGTATCGCTCTCCAGATTTAGATAATCAGCTGCCTGTGTACCAGGAACAGCAGTTGTATCCAGAATTAATATGCCATCATGACTTTGTCCAATGCCCAACTCATCTTCCGCGCATATCATTCCCATAGACTCTTCCCCTCTGATCTTTCCTTTTTTGATCTTGATTGGTTCGCCTGCCGTTGGATGAAGTTCAGCACCTTCCAAGGCAACCAATACTTTTTGGCCTGCCGCCACATTGGGCGCTCCGCAGACAATTTGCAATATCGTTTCATTTCCTACATGCACCCTGGTCAGTCGCAAACGATCCGCATTGGGATGTTGCCAAACCTCCAAAACTTCGCCCACCACCACAGATTTTAACCCGCCGGCAACTTGCTCTTGGGTCTCCATCCCTTCGACTTCCAGACCTAAAGAGGTAAGTATGTCCGCAATTTGTTCCGGAGATTTATCCAAATCCAGAAAATCCTTCAACCAATTCAACGAAATGCGCATAAGCTCAAATAATCTGCAAAGAGAAGGAATTTTTGGGGAAAACGGATAGGTATTGCCCAGAAAAGTAGGAAAACTTAAAGATGAATGACCATCAAGGAAAAAAACTCATGCTTTACGAATTTCAGATTGGCCTACAATCCAAGTAGAATATTCAAATTATGTACAATTTCAAAACCAGAAAATTCAATCCATGAAGGGATGAGCAAGTCGTTACCCTATGATGTCATTCTTCACCTATTAAATGAGAAATGACAAACTTCTAAGATCATAACTAGATATTTAAAAGAATTCAACTTGAAATAACAGCCATTAATCTTAGTTCGAACAAGATAGAGACGGCAATCCAATTCAGTAATTAAAATGCATACATCAGTTTATATGAACATTTCGTTCTTAGAATAAAACAAATGAAAAAAATACAAACTGTCCATAAAATAAATAATTTAACAATTCAATAAATGACTTCAAAGGACCATTAAATAATCGGATAACCAACCTATGGAAAAAAGAGAGTTAAAAGGCTAATATGTTGCCTCATTTCAATTGAGCTGCATAGAAAATAAATGCAACACAAATATATTTATAAAAAAAATGGGGGATGATATCATCCCCCATTTTAAAAAAAACTAAATATTAGTATTTCAGCACAATTTGCTTATGAATATGATCTTGATAATTCAAAACCAAAAGATACATTCCTGAATAATCAAAAACATCTTTAGAAATAATGATTCTATTGTCGTGGCCAGTTTTCATTATATCACCGTGGTAAACTATCTTACCTTCCATTGTAAAAACTTCAACTGTCTTAGGCACATCCTTTGAATTCACATTCTCTATTAACAAATCGCCATTAAATGGATTTGGATAAACACGTGGAATGGTGTGGTCAACATTTACATCCACTGCAGAAGTTATGTTGTTTTCCGCCAATTTTGGGACAGCCAATTCAATATCTGATCCAATTACAAAAAGGGGAACCGGATAATGTTTAGAAGACATGGCTTCATTGACCATTCCATCAAATTTAGCCTTGATTCTAATGCGTAAAAAATTTCCAGATATTTTAAACAAACTAACATCATGGCTAAGCAACAAACATCTCCAGTCTCCCCCTTTATTAATAATATAATCCACATCCTTATTTAAATTAATAACCGGGGAGGAAATATTAAGTACTTCAAGTTTATTCTCATCAAACAATTGACCCAATTGAATACCATATACATTGTACTCTTCGGCAGTACTTATCCAAACATCATATTCCACTCCTTGCCTGACTTTAAAATTGTCCACATAAAATTTAAAATCTTGAGCAGACCTGTACTCATCAACTTTATTATGAAAGAAAAATCCACTTCCATTAATGTCTCCTTTAATAACCGGAACCATATCAAAATCAAAGCGTGGAAGATTAAATATCTTTTCATCTGAAACTTTTTTGGGATTCAATTTATCCGCAGTGTATAGCTGAACGGACTCACATTTAAATTTAGATATAGAGCCTAAAACTAACCTCTTAATATCAAAAATATCAAAAATGGTAATCTGATCATCACAATCCACATCGGCGGCCAGAGCTTCGTATGCATTAAACTTTACCAGGCCAAATAATTTTCTTATGATTTGA encodes the following:
- the rny gene encoding ribonuclease Y, with protein sequence MDSILGLLLGIAGGGGAGFFIVRSLLVRSNQKKVDEINQISDLELEKAKIAAKRILDEAENRSEKIISKAEAKNESIKQQKIGETKDNFNRLKSEFESFKSSQMIELKERELKLGVIEKEVKTLKLDVENREAEIKTVRENLDKQLKIVAKKKEELEEANEKRIHELQQIAKLSESEAKEILLTAVRAKASNDALVIEREVIENAKANANKEAKKIVIQTIQRMCAEYTIENSVSVFNLDSDDIKGQIIGREGRNIRALEAATGAEIVVDDTPEAIVISSFDPIRREIARLSLKRLVADGRIHPARIEEVVAKVKKQLDEQIVEIGERTIIDLDIHGLDPYLVKMVGRMRFRSSYGQNLLEHSSETANLCAVMAAELGLNPKQIKMAKRAGLLHDIGKVAEEESELSHALFGMKLCEKYNEHEVIINAVGAHHDEIEMNNIISPIVQACDAISGARPGARREILESYLKRINELEELAMAYEGVSKAYALQAGRELRVIVESEKVTDQYADDLAFMISQKIQDEMQYPGQVKVTVIREKRATAFAR
- a CDS encoding phenylalanine--tRNA ligase subunit beta, which produces MRISLNWLKDFLDLDKSPEQIADILTSLGLEVEGMETQEQVAGGLKSVVVGEVLEVWQHPNADRLRLTRVHVGNETILQIVCGAPNVAAGQKVLVALEGAELHPTAGEPIKIKKGKIRGEESMGMICAEDELGIGQSHDGILILDTTAVPGTQAADYLNLESDTIFEIGLTPNRADATNHLGVARDLLAWIRVHENPAAQLKSVEDSKDSNKLHETHIIHLDVQIERPDLCPRYSGVCLQNLKIGPSPEWLQKRILAMDLKPINNVVDITNFVMFDMGQPLHAFDLHKIGKGIKVKTLPSGTPFQTLDGVDRKLRSEDLMICDVDSKPLCIAGVLGGAESGISESTTSLFLESAHFNASSIRKTSTAHLIRSQAARCFEKGSDPNITLQALHRAVTMMQEYCGAEVTSEWLDHYPEPVLPVQVSLSLEQVKSLSGLDLNDDNLKRVLFALDMELMDLRDGNYQISVPTNKPDVTRRADVIEEITRVYGFDNIPVPENIRISFPQQVSSLFALKKQLGDWLSARGLTEIMNISLGNSQICLKSGLWKEEELVYINNTSNVSLDIMKPATVLNGLESIQFNQNRQQSDLALFEFAKDYLRQGEKFKEVQKLGIWLTGAEAEAHWSKPKPDQVGFFNVKSLIDGILVSNGMLDLEQNECPAELYYEYQYVWSRQKKQLASAGLVSRALTSLYEIKKPVFYAEIDLAFFQKSMHSQKIRYQEISKFPSSRRDLAVVLEESVPFSSLQEIAFSKAGKNLRELSLFDIYRSEDQLGLGKKSYALSLLFESQDRSLSSQELDLQMDKIIKAYEKELGALIRR
- a CDS encoding OmpA family protein — protein: MNKIFISFLLFSVSSFGLIGQPVSGNTPAALIKSGDEQIEKGQYYNALEQYEKAYKEIKEKDLAIKIAKTHFLLRDYNKSATWFGRVLSRDKSNKYFEERVAYGRTLKMNAQYTEAAAEFSSYIATGQDSTLLTIAQNELAGIALLENMKENVSLVVKNAGNQVNNPESQSSPALDADGNLYYGSLNSKETKEEGGVHFSKLFQSAYSEGKGYAKGTELEELINREGYHCSNVSFSKDGTVMFFTRTLSEGGHMDESKIYASSKTASGWSPALEVTGVNGDYMARHPYEGELFGNKVLFFSANIPGGKGGFDLYYANKTGEGQYSEPVNLGSLNTVSDDLTPFYMDGKLYFSSEGWPNIGGFDVFVSNWNGSEWSEPKNMGTPVNTSTDDLYYRVSTDGERGFLVSNRPDPESKSLKGKTCCDDIYLVNKRKLVIELNAIAKTEAKKPLKGITCQLVEMSMGKEGNIQTKSNSEGNQVNYLLDKDRSYKLVISKDGYFPQEIQLNTVGITEDQVINKEFFFKMMPPESDIEIITINEPIRLSNIYYDFDDDKILKDAEKDLSAILDLMTKYPNMVIELGSHTDSRGDDTYNLKLSERRANSARRWLVNKGVDGKRIKAKGYGETVILNNCTNGEDCSDDEHRFNRRTEFKILEGPTTIEVRKEVLNKKGKASKR
- a CDS encoding DUF2853 family protein: MSQFEEKVSEMLSEATKLGWTVNEDLLTKIAKGLGPSIYNTDSSLVSSSDQAELDRVKQNFLIGKLGCAEDESLDQAIDEVVNAFGSSNRNKHRILFYYQLVVKLGKESVYN
- a CDS encoding PorP/SprF family type IX secretion system membrane protein, whose translation is MKLKLLFAFGLLLWSGAGNIFAQDIHFTQFEFSPLHVNPANVGGFNGSYRIGGIFRDQAASITGLGSEFRTLNFYIDATFPWGFRKKDWVGFGMNFLQDRSGAIGLGTGGFIAQASYHLALSRGSDLSLGAQYGGVNMNIKNKDKAVFESGINNPGGGSADLGKLQDKANFTDISIGLAYNTYLSSKKHGLKFGFNAGRVNNPRVSLSSGGTGNKLGTLFTAQAGMDYHLNEKVDVRPMLWIRNLKTFTTVVPQCMVSYLFNVEKGIRLNGGLGYRIGDAAQVMLGMDIKKIRFQIGYDQTLSSLSSSQSPSGFGAIEFGLMYIGTVTKKPNPKPKVFCPRF